The nucleotide window ATCTGAAAAAAGGGTGGAATTTAACCGGGATCAGCGGGCGTTTTATTGACCCAATCCCAGCGCAAATGCGTATGGGTAAACGCTGGTATGACGGTACTGCAGATGCCATTTACCAAAATATCGGTTTCATTGAATTAAGTAGTCCAGAGCATGTTTGTATTTTTGGCAGTGACCATATCTATAAAATGGATATTCGTCAGATGCTTGATTTTCATAAAGAAAAACGAGCCGTACTTACGGTAGCAGCTATTCGGGTGCCTATCGAAGAAGCTTCTTCTTTTGGTGTTATTGAAGTTAATGCAGAAGGTCGAATGATCGGTTTTGAGGAAAAACCTAAAAATCCAAAATCAATTCCCGGTGATCCTGGTTTTGCCTTAGCTTCGATGGGTAACTACATTTTTGAAACTAATACGTTATTAAGTGAACTGACCGCTGACGGAGAAAAGGAAGATTCTAGCCATGATTTTGGCCGGGATATTATCCCTGGCTTGTATCCTCATTCTCCAGTCTATGTCTATGACTTCAGCGTAAATCAGATCGAAGGTGAGATCGGCGCTTATTGGCGCGATGTAGGTACCATTGATTCTTACTGGCAATCACATATGGATTTGGTGAGCGATAATCCACCATTTTCACTGTATAACCGTAAATGGCCATTGCATACATTCTATCCACCGTTACCGCCGGCGACATTTATTGATACCGCGGTCTATAAAACAAACGTTTCTCAATCGCTGGTTTCGGCTGGCTGTTATATTCAAGGAGCTCGCATTAATCGCAGTATTCTCGGATTTCGTTGCAACATAGCCTCAGGTTCAGAAATAAGTGAATCGATATTTTTGGGAGATGCGAAAATTGGAGAAGGTTGTAAAATTCGTCGAGCGATCATTGATAAACAGGTTGAAATAGCCCCTGGTACTGTGATCGGAGAAAATCTTGCCTATGATCGCCAGCGCTTTACAGTGTCTGAAGGCGGTATTGTTGTCATCCCGAAAGGGGCCAGAGTTGGTTTTTGATAAATGAATATACTGTTTATTGCGTCAGAAGTTGAAAGCTTTGTTAAAACAGGAGGATTGGCTGATGTGGCCAAGGCTCTTCCTTTGGAGTTAAAACGCGCTGGTCATGATGTCAGGATCATCATTCCAGGTTATAGCGCAATCTCACAACGCGAACAGGGTTCAATAATAGCCTCTGGGGTCTTATCTACGGAACCCCAGTATGTTGATGTACCCTATGAAATACGCCAATTATATTTAGCGGATATCCCTTTATATCTTGTTGAGAACAAACATTACTTTGAGCGACCAAGCCTGTATGGTGAAAATAATAATGCCTATGCAGATAACGGTGAACGCTTTGCCTTTTTCTCAGCAGTGACTTTACAAGCAACTGAACAGCTCGGGTTTAGACCTGACATTGTTCATTGCAATGACTGGCATACTGCATTAGTGCCTATGTTGTTAAAAACACGATTTGGTCAAAATCCGTTTTTTGCACAAACGAAAAGTGTTATTACCATTCACAATGGCGCGTTTCAGGGTATTTGTGAACGAGGTCAGTTATGGGCATTACCAGAAATTAGAAATGCGCATAATGAATCTATTTATCAGGGCCCTTACTACATTAATTTCTTGAAATGCGCCGTTTTATACGCAGACAAGATCAATTCTGTTAGCCCTACATATGCTAAAGAACTCATGTCCTACCTTGGTGGACATGGCATGGCAAAACACTTCCAAGATCGTGCGGCTGATATCTGCGGGATTATCAACGGATGTGATTATAACGATTGGGATCCAGCAACTGATCAGCTGATCCCGGCCAGATATCATGTTGATGACCTGCAAGGCAAGATTGAGTGCAAACGCCAGTTACAACAACGTGCCAATCTGCCGGTTTGTGATCTGCCTGTTTTTGGGATGGTATGTCGCCTAACGGAACAAAAAGGTATCCACTATTTATTGCCTATTTTGGCTAAATTTTTGGTTCACCATGTTCAGGTTATTATTGTTGGCTCTGGCGATCCCGTTCTGGCGCAACGTCTGGAAGCTATCGCTCAGCAATTCCCTCAGAAATTTGTCTTTATCAATGCACATAGCAACGAATT belongs to uncultured Tolumonas sp. and includes:
- the glgA gene encoding glycogen synthase GlgA; this encodes MNILFIASEVESFVKTGGLADVAKALPLELKRAGHDVRIIIPGYSAISQREQGSIIASGVLSTEPQYVDVPYEIRQLYLADIPLYLVENKHYFERPSLYGENNNAYADNGERFAFFSAVTLQATEQLGFRPDIVHCNDWHTALVPMLLKTRFGQNPFFAQTKSVITIHNGAFQGICERGQLWALPEIRNAHNESIYQGPYYINFLKCAVLYADKINSVSPTYAKELMSYLGGHGMAKHFQDRAADICGIINGCDYNDWDPATDQLIPARYHVDDLQGKIECKRQLQQRANLPVCDLPVFGMVCRLTEQKGIHYLLPILAKFLVHHVQVIIVGSGDPVLAQRLEAIAQQFPQKFVFINAHSNELAHLVEAGSDFFMMPSQFEPCGLNQMYSLAYGTLPIVRAVGGLKDTVTDYDQDPAKATGFVFEDPEPNDLLNILRRALLFYVQDPQEFRRVQRNAMLTRYLWSDSVHGYEDMYRNALGWH
- the glgC gene encoding glucose-1-phosphate adenylyltransferase, coding for MSGVLAMILAGGEGTRLQPLTVSRSKPAVPFGGSYRLVDFVLNNFINSDMLRIYVLTQFKSQSLYIHLKKGWNLTGISGRFIDPIPAQMRMGKRWYDGTADAIYQNIGFIELSSPEHVCIFGSDHIYKMDIRQMLDFHKEKRAVLTVAAIRVPIEEASSFGVIEVNAEGRMIGFEEKPKNPKSIPGDPGFALASMGNYIFETNTLLSELTADGEKEDSSHDFGRDIIPGLYPHSPVYVYDFSVNQIEGEIGAYWRDVGTIDSYWQSHMDLVSDNPPFSLYNRKWPLHTFYPPLPPATFIDTAVYKTNVSQSLVSAGCYIQGARINRSILGFRCNIASGSEISESIFLGDAKIGEGCKIRRAIIDKQVEIAPGTVIGENLAYDRQRFTVSEGGIVVIPKGARVGF